A region from the Chromatiales bacterium 21-64-14 genome encodes:
- a CDS encoding elongation factor Tu: IGPIAMEEGVRFAIREGGRTVGAGVVAKVIE, translated from the coding sequence GATCGGGCCGATTGCGATGGAGGAAGGGGTGCGGTTTGCGATCCGCGAGGGCGGCCGCACGGTGGGCGCCGGGGTCGTGGCCAAGGTGATCGAGTGA